Within the Salvia hispanica cultivar TCC Black 2014 chromosome 4, UniMelb_Shisp_WGS_1.0, whole genome shotgun sequence genome, the region GAAAAACACATCAGAGAGTTCACAAGCTCACATGCTCAAGGCAAATCTTCGAGGAAGCTGTAAAGATTACATAATACTGTTCCACGCCATTTACGTTTGATCACTTGTACTTGGAAGTGATCAATCatatatagtgatgtataCTAATCTTTCTTGTATATAAGATATTAGGAAAGCTATCTTTTTTGTTATggaataatagtaatactttTTCTTGGAGTATTTAACATGTACAGATAATCATGATCATGTCCAGTGTCCATCTTTTTTGATGGTGTATTTTCCCATTTGATAGGATGATATTGTAAAAAATGATCTCATTGAATAAATGCAATATTCCAAAAAGTATGGTGCATATATCTACTAAAGATATCAATGGTCCACAGATATATTCTCCCAAGAAAAGTCAAGGAAGAAAGAAAGTGCAGTTCCAATCTCGAGATAAATCTAACTTTTGGTATgcttcaaatttcaaaatgagaTGGAAAGGgacaaaaagtgaaaaaaacaTGTCCCCATATGCTTAAAGATTGtagaaaataacaatattgtCGCATTCAAACATAAATTCATAAGGACAAGATTGAAAAATTCTCCAGTCCAATTAGCAATATACCAAAAGATAACAAGATTCAGGAACCTAATACTCATTTATTCAtcatttgatatattatgCTAAAAAGCCTATGCAACATAACCAATATTAAGATTCACTCTTCCAACTGCGCAATGATGCTAGCAAAGACCCGGTAGCCTTGGGCCATGTCGGAGAGAAGGCAATACTCATTCTTCGCATGATATGTAGCCATTAAGCCTGCACATCGAAGACAAAATGAGCGAATGATTATCAATGACTGAGAGCAATTGCACATACGtactttcataaaaatatgtctaTGGGAAGCCTACACATGCTAAATGTGAAATAAAAAGGTCTTCTTTAGCTGGTTTACTGCTATATGATTCGCATCAATGAGCCGACTGTTATTATACGGCTTTGTGATTTATGCATGCGTCTCAAGCTCGAGTATAACGAGTCAATACCATAGGACGAgtttgaagaaaagaaatggaaaacttCCATTCACCATAATCTTCAAGGTCCAACAAGATCAGAATTTCAAACTACTACTGCCAATTAACCTTCAGTTGTACTAACATAACTATTGAGTCTATTACGCAGTTTCCACATCTATGAGCGTATTTGCAATGCATGACACTATAGAGCCATTAATCTAGAAAAACTAGTAAACAAACTATAGTGAATCTCcataatcaaatttgaaaagtcaatcatattcttctttctccttCGATTACAATATCTCCAGTTACACTAGTGGTCAAACTCAGTAAGCTTAAATTATCTTACCTAGGTATGAAAGGCACAATCAAAAGTATGAAATCACGTGTTCCTCCCTTTTGAAACCGTTTAAGATACTACTATACTATTCGATTAGAAAGAGCATAAACAGTTAAGATGTAGATTTAGTGATTTACGATTCACAGGTATAACATCCATGCTCATAGCCAAAGTGTTGTTCCcattcataattataatttagagCTGATTCCTTTAACATAATATGACAATGTATTTGTTCTTTGCATTGTTACATAATGCCAACAGCCCCTAATAGCCAGAGGGTATTCTTTTGTAATATGGATTGGTGATGATGTTCAAGTTCGAGAgcagtaagaaagaaaataagtaaTCAAATTCGAAGGCATCACTCATACATAATTCCTACAACCCCTAATAGCCAGAAGGCATTCTTTGGTAATATGGATTGGTGATAGATGTTCAAGTTCGAGTGCAGTAAGAATGAAAATAAGTAATGAAAGCATCACTCGTCACAGCTATAATCCAAAGGTTACTCCATCAACTACGAAGGGACTAAAATCACTCTGGCCTTCTAATCTGGTCATAGTATAACATAGACTGTCAAGTATTTCTGTATTTTTAAAGATGAAAGATTTCTATGCTTGCTTATAGTTCttatgcaaaacttaacagaTATACTCTGACACGAAATCCAAATCTTATCCACAACACATTATAGTGCTTCAGGATTTCAGTGTGACAGTTAAGTCGACAAAATATTATGcaaaactttaattttctAGCATTTCAGATTTACTTATTAGGTTTCGTCTCTTAGGTTAGAATAGTTGATGTACAATCTTGTAGGGAGCCGAGTGTACGTTGCACCTACCAGACATTATAAGACATTTTATGCCAAGtatccaaaaaagaaaaatcatacCCATTTGGACATGTAGAAAGACCAACCTATACCCACGATTTATATGAGCCAAGCATTTATGTggtttaaaattcatttttacacAAGTTCCTGATTCAAAAACTGATCAAGCAACTGCTTGAGATTGACCCTGCATATTAAAGGCTGTGTCACGGTGGCCTCGAACCCGAGACCTTTGGCCAAAGAAGTGTTCTAGCTTAAGTACAATGATGTTGGGGCAGAAGGACACAAGAATTGGTTTcaaatactaacatttttgCTTAGAAATGATTGAGGAAAAGCATGAGCTTGTACGACATGTTTCAAGCTTAGTTGCAAGAGACTATCTGCTTTAGACACATAAATGGAAGCATGTGATTGTAATGATACGAGCTATGTTCCATGGCATAAAACTAAACagcaattgaaattaaataataaatgagttaGGAAGCATATATACCATAGCCGGCGGTTTGCACATCAAAACCCTCCTCCTACAGTTTAATAATAAAGCAACTGTCAATTCATGATATCTTTTGCACAGAATAAGCTAAGTAAATACGAGAGTATGAGTACCACCTGCAACTCGCGTATAAGAGGCAAACTACCCGTGATAGAATAGGGTTTTACATGACCAACCACCTCTTCAGTAGCTTTGCATAGGACATGGAAGCCCCGAGAGTCAAGATTGCAAGCCACTCCAGACATTGCTTCATCAAAGGTAATATCCAACCTGGTAATAAAAAGACAAGTTTataaataaccaaaaaaaactaataaaaacaTAGGGCCAAACTTAAAAACTCTGGAACTGGATTAAGACCCAAAACACATGCCATCGTGAAATTAAAGGACTGGGAAGTATGACCACGTTAAAACCTTATTCAACTTTGAAAGGAAACAGAATAAAAGTAAGATATCCAACTGGCGTGGGAGGAAAAACTGACCTTCCCCTGAGGTTCTCATCTGGTAAAACATATTTAGAAACAGGGCCTCGTGTATCCAGTTTTTCTATGTTCGTGTTCAGGTCTTTAACGTATGCCTCGAGCTTCTTGATTACATCAGTTACACTGGAACATCAATTTGTAGGTATTTAATTGAATGCTTCACAGAATCGAAGTCAATGGACAGCTTGAACAAGTCAAACTCAAAGAAAGTATGTCAATAAAGGATAATATGTGCATCCATACCTATAAAATGGTGTCAATCTGCAATAGTAAAGAGGAAAAACATTACTACTCAATTATGCGGCAAAACTTACAAAATATGCACTAAAAGAAACAAACATAACCTAACATCTCCGGAAACTGTACACTCGGCTGGAATTTGATTGATCCCACCTCCTGGATCTGTCAATGAAAGTTTACAAAATAATCAGCATACTAGACAAGCATCCATGAATTTACCGACTTATGCTATAGTATCCAATACGTACAAAACCACTGAGTTGGTTTCATGGTTGATGGTGTTGCAAATCCATATACTTGTTCCTTTGGATGGGGTGGAAAATCTTCATAGAAACGTGATTGTATGACTTTTAATGCTTCCATGGCTAGCTCCAAGGGGTTAATAGCCTACAATCACCaggaagaaagaataatgtgaTACTCCATATACATACACAGTACACACACCCCCctatgaataaaaattgatcTACAACGAACGGTATGTTGAATGTCAGAGGCAGAGCATTACCAAAATCCAAATATCATTGATActactaaattactaatgTAATCCAGAAATATTAGACTGATTTCACCAACACATAAGAAATCTTTCAATGCTATTTCTTTAAGCTAATGCCTAAAGCCTAAAAGGGATTTTAAGAAGATCAATTGAACAGCTATGTGGTTCTGCTAGCATTACTATAGTGGGAGACTCAACTCTAAAGCTTATTTTGCAGTAAAGAGTCGAAGGTGAGGCTTCTCTTCTTGCAGTATTTTTAATCAACGAGcctcaaattaaaaaacagaCACATAAGGGGGAATATTAGTGCTTAGCACTTGATTTACCATAGGTTTCAGTTCTTCAAAAAGACAGATCACTTGCAACAGAAAGTATATCTCTGAAGGCAAAATAGAAGAGGCGGAGTTCTACTAGCGATCATGAGGAAATCTACTCTATGATTTTAAGTTCGCAAGATCCGTTTTTTTTCCTTCCGGGAAATTAAATGATTCGTAGTTCCAGAAAAAAAGAGGTTGTTGGTGGGGGGAGGGTGTGAGGGGTTAGATTATTATAAAGGTACTTAATCAACCAATTACTACATGTTTAGTAACTTGGGTTCATACCGGAATTACTTGGGTTCATACCggaattattaaattatctgaTATTTCATTCGTAGTTATTCTCCGAATGTAGATCTAACAACATTATATGTAAAGATTGGATAACTATCATGATCATAAAGAGCATCAATCAAATCCCTCTCAAGTCTCTACCAGATAAAACATGGATATACTcttttatggagtacttttccaaaaattgaaataaaaaatcctCAAGAATTGGatgataaaatatgcatatcTACATCTACATCTAAAGTTGAACGCACAGAAATTAAAGAAGGTGCTACCAAAACATGACCCGATAAAAAAACCATGTCATATATCATGCTCTATAGCCCACCAATAAAATTGAACTCATTTTTCTGCACTACTGGCGTGTGAGACCTTCTATAACACTAATTCTCATACTAGAAATTGCTTTTGCTCAAGAGATCATAAAAGAATCTACCTTGTGGGCTAGACCACTGTGAAATAGCTTTCCAGTAGCATGAAGCTTCCACGGTATCATACCCCCAGTTCCGATGCAAGGCTGTTTATCTGCAGTATCAATCCAAAACCTGGAAAAGGGAGAACACCACAGatcataaaaagaaaactttcatcatttcaatataaattcAGCTTCCCATTCAATTTAACATTATACAGGCTTGTCACACATACAGTGGCCCATGCTTCAAGTTGTTGAGCAATCCATCCTTCACCAACGCATCGACCCCTACTCCAGGTATGGATGAATTCTCTTCACTGGCAATAAAGACAGCAACAACAGTAGACTTCAACTGAGGCTTTGTTTCCGCCAGTCTCCTCATCAATTCAGCCACCAAGGCAACATGCCCCAAACAATCAGTAGTTCCGCGCCCTTTAAGCATGTCACCATCGATACCCAAACTAAAAGGATCAAAATCCTGAAAAACACCTTGTTTATAAATCAGCACACAAATATAGAATGACCTTGTTCTAGTAGCTCACTTGACCTCAACCTATTGCAGAAtccgaaaaaaaaacaaaacttgaTTCTAAAAAAGTACTCAAGTAAAAAACACTGAGTGTAACAGACGATtgtagaataaatatataattaccCAATCAGAAGGGTTGGCAGTGACAACGTCCATGTGCATTCCAACGAAGGAGAGGATTTTGCCGGGCTGAGTGCCGGGATACTCCACGATGAGATTGCCGCGGTTGGGCTTGTAGGTGACGTGGTTGATGCGGAGGGGTCCGCCGGTGGCGGTGCTGTAGGGGCGGAGGACATCGAGTACGTGGTTGACAATCCTGTCCTCCTCCGGGATGAGCTCCGGCGGGTTGTTCTGCACGAACTTGGACTCGCCGATCAGCTTGGAAAGAAGCCCCACGAACGACTCCTTGTTTAGGTCTCCTAGAGTCTGCTTTAGGGTTGCCATTTCTGCAAATCAATTTGGTGCTGCGATTGATTAGGATGAATATCAGTTTTCACTCTCTACTTATCtggaatatataaattagaaaaatatttgcaaAGATTATAGCTTTCGTAAAGCAGAAGCCCAAAACTACTACTGTAAAACTAGcccaatcaataaataaaaactgatGACCTAAAAGGGCAAAAAAGAATTGCCTTTTGCACCAGAACAGCATTTTAGCTCCCTGTCGCTGCCGGTAAAATTCGATTCTGTTATTTTGCAGACCGATTCCGAAGTGGATAAACCAATTGCTCAATTGCTATGGAGCAGCGCTTTGCCAATTCGTGGCGGATGACCGTCAATGAGAAGAAGTTTATTGAGACGGCGCTGCTGTCTGACCTCCGAACCGACGGCCGTGGCCCTTTTGATTACCGGAACCTAACTATCCAATTTGGAAGGTAAGATATCATCTTCGCTATTTTCTCTTGTAATCTCTTTGACAGCTGTTCATAGCTTCAAGAATGGGTACATTAAGGAATATAGGttgttattttgtatatttacatGGTAAGATTCATGGATACTCAGCGAAGGCGATTTACCACCTTCAATTAGAATTCATATGATGGTTATGATTTAGTAGTAATTGTAGGTGTGTGTgtctaaaatctaaataaatttgtgaatctTTTGGCGTCTGAACAGTGAAGATGGCTCATCAGAAGTCCAGCTGGGCCAGACTCGCGTAATGGGGTTTGTAACGTCACAGCTAGTGCAACCTTACCGTGATCGCCCTAATGAAGGTACTCTTGCCATATTTACTGAGTTCTCTCCAATGGCAGATCCTTCTTTCGAAGTTGGTCGTCCTGGGGAATCTGCTGTTGAGTTGGGACGGATAGTTGATCGTGGGTTAAGGTAATTTGTAACTCAgcatttgtttattaatttgcaTATTTATAGGACAACATATTGCATGTCTAGTTGAAGACTTGAACTTAATCATAGGTGATAGAACTAGGAGATAGCttgaaattgatattttgttttatgctatttgaaactaaaaatggACTTTACAGAGAAAGTAGGGCTATTGACACAGAATCACTTTGTGTTATTGCGGGAAAATGGGTGTGGTCTGTCCGCATTGATCTTCACATTCTAGACAACTGTGGGTAAGTTGTGCATCTATGTCTTAATTTGACTAGATCATCTACGTTCTTCTGCTGACCATTAAAGACAATTTTATCGGCATCTCTCTTTTTCCCTGAAAATAGGAATCTTATTGATGCCGCCAATATTGCAGCCTTGGCTGCTCTATTGACATTTAGAAGGCCAGAGTGCACATTGGGAGGAGAAGATGGTCAGGAAGTTATAATACATCCGCCAGAAGTTCGTTCCTTCCCTTTCATAGATGatctcaaatatttttgatCTGATGTAACGGATTTCGCCCTCAGCTATTGTGCAATCTATGAAGACTCATGGATTATATGAGTACTCAGATAATCAATATATGAGCTTGTGATACATAACATGCGTAATATGTACTGTAGGCccttgtatatataattatgttattaagTCGGTAGCTTTGTCACCTTGCATCGTTGCCTCGCTTACCCATAAGAGGGGGGAGGGGGCGGGGGGTTGGTGGGTTTATTTTGCTTGGCAGCCCTGTGTGAAAACTAGATACTGAAGTTCAATTTATTTCGTACTATGGCAGGTCAGGGAGCCCTTACCATTGATTGTACACCATCTCCCCATAGCAGTAACATTTGCATTTATTGGTAACCAGAGCATAGCGGTAAGCTTATCATAAATACAAGTCGTTTTCCCTGAGTTTCACATGTTTGTTATCTCATAGTAATTGATTACTAATTAGTTACATTTCTGATGCACTACTCCCCACATATGTTGCTAGATTATTGACCCATCGCACTTAGAAGAAGCTGTTATGGGTGGAAAACTGACTGCTACTTTGAATACAAATGGTGATGTATGTGCAATTCAAAAGGCTGGAGGAGAAGGTGTGCTGCAAAGTGTTGTTATGCAATGCTTGCGGATTGCATCTGTGAAGGCTGCTGATATTActggaaaaattaaaaaagctGTCAGTTCATATGCTTGCACAGTTGCTGGCATTTAATTTACTTGTTTATATCTCGTAATGATTCATATAACCTGGCTTCGTGACATATTTTGCAAATATTTATCGGTTCTGCAGGTTGAATTATATAAAACAAGTAgagatttgaaaaaaatcaaaagacaTCCTGATTCAGTtaatatcaacaataaattGAAGGACATGGAGAAGCCTAAACTGAAACTAGAGAAAACAAGTGGCAGTCAAAGTGATGACATGGAAGTTGAGAGCCACTCGTCAAAGAAAGATGAACACAAACGTAAAGCCGTCATTGCTGGAACGTCTAGTTGGTAAACTCTACTTTCATGACATGTCAATGAGTGAAATTGCTCTTACAATAAAAAGCTGTTTAGTTGTTAAATACTTATTCTACTGGCTTTGTGATTATATATAATCCTGGTTGGACGTTCATGTACATCACTGGTTAGTAGTTGGCAACTTATGTTTGTTATGCTGCTAAAATGAAGATCCAGTAAAGTGTTACACCAAATGAATGGATGCCTGCATTAACTGCAAAATCGTCAAATTAGTTACTATGTGGTCCATTTTATGATTGCTATAAAGGAATCGGTATATCCAAATCTCCAAAAAGAGTCCTCAAAATATGCCTGGTCTGAATTATTAGCCACAGGCATGTTCTTATTGTATGTTATTTTTGCTTGCAGGGATCCATACTCCAAGGTTGCTGATGCTGATGAATTGAAAGAAAGTCTAGCTTCACAAGGTATTCTATTGGTAGTTCTGTCACCTTTGCGTGTTTTCTTGGACCAGTCACGATATAGCCACATCGTCACTGACAAGATCTCCACAGATTTTCACGCCATATTGGAATCACATGAACTGTCAAACATCTTAGGATGAATGGATAGTTAAGGGAATTTGATGAAAGAGATGAAATTCTGATTTTGGCTCTAAAAGTTcaatagtaaattaaattatgtcaaGATCTATGCCTTGGattcacttttttatctattattcTTTTGATATTGGCAATGAAGATTTTAGATTAAATGAATCACGAATTTCCTAGATACTTAATTCTTGCTGGtttattattctcttcttGATGGTGAGATGCCATCCCACTTCTTCCTAGGAGTTTCTCATTCTTGATCTTTTGTTCAGtgaatttcttttcttgtcaTCACTGTCATATTTCTCATTGTTCAGGagtatgaattttcttatttttgggTACCCAAGCACCTTGCTCTCCCAAATAAACTATATCTGGCTCTTAATCACATAAGTCCGTCGGTTATTGTGCTTCAGTTATTCGTGGCTCCATATTTTGAAGTTCTGGCAATTTTCAATCTACTTCTTTCACAAGACACTAATGCAGAAGACACCATCGCAGTTTCTCCTCAATTGCTATTCGTATTACTTTCAGCATTTAAGCATGTGCACTATATGCATTTAGATCCATAGCAGCTTCAGAGCTATTTGTTTTCTGCCAGTTATTCAGTTTCCATATTGCATGTGCAGATATGATAATCGTTTTCCTAATCTTAGTTCTTAATGCTGGGTTGCTTAATGTTCTTTAATATAGCAACCTAGAGCTAGTTTGACTCTTCGTATAAGaacactttattttgtttaatccTTGTTTTGTAGATCAGAAATATAACTGCTTCACATTTTGCAGTTGTAGAAGCACAACAAGATCAGAAGATGGATGTAACGCTACATGAAAAGCAACAGTTGAATGCAATAGATGAATCCCTTAGAGACGCAGATCCATCACCTTCATTATCAGTGGCAGCTGAAGCTGGAGATGCAAAAATCAAAGCCGAGTCATTATCAGAGGCCATGAAACCTAAGcataagagaaagaagaagaatttatcaaattcagaCGGAAGTTAAAACAATGTATTTCCAGACTATCATGCTTCAGACTTGGTGGATGGAGTTTTAAGATCTTCACCTAAgatcaaaattttcacatgACGTACTCCTGAAAAGTTCTCGAAAGATGTATTCATGGTGTGAAGACACTAGGCAGCATCCAGAAAGAAAGTTGTCATGGTTCCCTCCCGTGGCTGAAACTGCTAATGCTCTTTTTCGAAGATGGCACATGTAAATATCCTTTTTTGTGCCTCTGCAGTTGCAATCTTTTGAGATGCTTGCAATGATGAGGTCGTCGACTTGTAATGTGTAACATGCTGTCTCAAACTCGAACTAGCTGCAACATCTCTTCAGACTGCAGTTAGACACCGGTATGTCTTATTATTCAGAACACAAGGGCACCTTTAGAGCTCTCTACAAAACATGTATCGTTTAGAGCTATGTAGTTGGCATATTGGTTTGCTTAGTTGTACTAAATCtgaaattggaaaatttttGCCATTTGTTATCATTTGTACACAAATGAGAGTGAATTTGATTACAAAGTCACTATCCCTAACGCCATTGATGATTGTTGATCCTATTTATAACATTTGTCTTGCAAATCACCAAATGAACAAAATCGACTGACTTTATACATGCCACTTCAAACACTTAAATTTCATGAGATTCCCAGTTCAAAGCGGAAGTTGGTGATATTCCAAATTTATGCTACTTGTAACAAAATCGATGATGTTGTGGAGTATATAGcaggaattttttttaaaagacatGATAAATCTTTAATTATGGCTTAAAGATTGTGGGTTCAAAACGGACAAACGATAATTCAATCATAAACGAGATAATCTTGTTGAATTTattaggatttaatttaactcgattttaggatttaatttaatacaattCTAGAAGTAACTCAACTTTCATGAAGTAATCAAAcatgataaatattaaaaaaatgtagtatACCTTTTTCAGCTATGTCGTATGACTGCATCAATTCAATTGGGTTTGGTTTAAATAATTTGGATAGGTTtgacatattattataaaaataatagaaaagcggatatttttgattttttgtctcccataaaataatagaagaaGCGATTTTATTCTTACACCCTTTTTCTGAAAAGTGGTACCAATGTTTCTGTGATAAAGAAAATCTTTGTCTTACCTCGCTGactcacatccctatatacttttcttctttcctaGAACAAGAATGACACGTATCAATTTCCCCCCAATGAATTTAGAGTCTGTACAGCTGAATATAGataaaatttgaccaaattggCAAATTGCAGATAAAAAACACTATTACTAGAAACGCACACCTTCCTATAATAATGATTACTATAGTAGGAAATCAGTTAGGCCCTTCAACGAATCAAAGTGTTGTCTTGTCTCTCTACTTAGTAACTTAACTGTTTTCTTGAAATGGCTACACTGCCATAGacatatttcaataatcaT harbors:
- the LOC125220178 gene encoding acetylornithine deacetylase encodes the protein MATLKQTLGDLNKESFVGLLSKLIGESKFVQNNPPELIPEEDRIVNHVLDVLRPYSTATGGPLRINHVTYKPNRGNLIVEYPGTQPGKILSFVGMHMDVVTANPSDWDFDPFSLGIDGDMLKGRGTTDCLGHVALVAELMRRLAETKPQLKSTVVAVFIASEENSSIPGVGVDALVKDGLLNNLKHGPLFWIDTADKQPCIGTGGMIPWKLHATGKLFHSGLAHKAINPLELAMEALKVIQSRFYEDFPPHPKEQVYGFATPSTMKPTQWFYPGGGINQIPAECTVSGDVRLTPFYSVTDVIKKLEAYVKDLNTNIEKLDTRGPVSKYVLPDENLRGRLDITFDEAMSGVACNLDSRGFHVLCKATEEVVGHVKPYSITGSLPLIRELQEEGFDVQTAGYGLMATYHAKNEYCLLSDMAQGYRVFASIIAQLEE
- the LOC125220177 gene encoding exosome complex component RRP45A-like, with the protein product MEQRFANSWRMTVNEKKFIETALLSDLRTDGRGPFDYRNLTIQFGSEDGSSEVQLGQTRVMGFVTSQLVQPYRDRPNEGTLAIFTEFSPMADPSFEVGRPGESAVELGRIVDRGLRESRAIDTESLCVIAGKWVWSVRIDLHILDNCGNLIDAANIAALAALLTFRRPECTLGGEDGQEVIIHPPEVREPLPLIVHHLPIAVTFAFIGNQSIAIIDPSHLEEAVMGGKLTATLNTNGDVCAIQKAGGEGVLQSVVMQCLRIASVKAADITGKIKKAVELYKTSRDLKKIKRHPDSVNINNKLKDMEKPKLKLEKTSGSQSDDMEVESHSSKKDEHKRKAVIAGTSSWDPYSKVADADELKESLASQVVEAQQDQKMDVTLHEKQQLNAIDESLRDADPSPSLSVAAEAGDAKIKAESLSEAMKPKHKRKKKNLSNSDGS